A window of Sulfurimonas gotlandica GD1 contains these coding sequences:
- a CDS encoding copper-transporting P-type ATPase translates to MSVKETNIYTCPMHLEIKQDHPGSCPKCGMALEPIKVQADEENDELTYMSRRFWISLFISLPLFIVAMTNDLAPELLPESLSMLSVQWFLFILATPVVLWGGWPFFVRGYLSVKTWNLNMFTLIAIGVGSSYIYSVFALLVPHTFPPLMQTEDGLVHVYFEASAVITTLVLLGQMLELKARSKTTSAIKTLLNLSPAQAHKIDNNGNEEIVSLESVLVDDILRIKPGEKIPVDGVVIGGHSNVDESMITGEAIPVPKSVDDFLIGATLNKNGTLLMRAVRVGSDTMLSEIIDMVAQAQRSRAPIQHIADKVAGYFVPAVIFSAIFTFFGWYMWGPEPRLAYAVVSAVAVLIIACPCALGLATPISIMVGTGRAALMGILIKDAQSLETMEKVTILVVDKTGTLTEGKPKVTNFIVSDGFDEIDVLRYAASLESVSEHPLAQAIVKHAKDAGLVLSQVDKFKAITARGIIGEIDDKKIVLGSQEFINSLCIFEADAQKKIKALRKEDKGLIFMSIDFHLCAIFAIEDAIKPTSKEAIHALKKEGIKVVLISGDNKITANKVADTLGIDKVYSSVLPNVKAEIIKELQDAGEIVAMAGDGINDAPALMQANVGIAMGTGTDVAINSAGITLIKGDLLGIVKVRKLSYETMKNIRQNLFFAFIYNSAGIPIAAGLFYPLFGVLLSPVIAAAAMSFSSVSVITNALQLRNIKIG, encoded by the coding sequence ATGAGTGTTAAAGAAACAAATATCTATACCTGTCCTATGCATCTTGAAATAAAACAAGATCATCCAGGGTCTTGCCCTAAATGTGGTATGGCACTTGAACCAATCAAAGTCCAAGCCGATGAAGAGAACGACGAACTAACATATATGAGCAGACGATTTTGGATAAGTCTGTTCATATCCCTCCCTCTCTTTATTGTAGCTATGACAAATGATTTAGCACCGGAGCTTTTACCCGAGAGTCTTTCTATGCTAAGTGTTCAATGGTTTCTTTTTATACTCGCAACTCCAGTAGTGCTTTGGGGCGGATGGCCATTTTTTGTTCGTGGATACCTTTCAGTAAAAACATGGAACTTAAATATGTTCACACTTATAGCCATAGGTGTAGGTTCTTCTTATATATACAGTGTTTTTGCACTTTTAGTGCCCCACACTTTTCCTCCGCTTATGCAGACAGAAGATGGTTTAGTCCATGTCTACTTTGAAGCATCTGCAGTTATTACAACCTTGGTACTACTAGGTCAGATGCTAGAACTAAAAGCCAGAAGCAAAACAACTTCTGCAATCAAAACACTTTTAAACCTTTCTCCTGCACAAGCGCATAAAATTGATAACAATGGTAATGAAGAAATTGTATCCCTTGAGAGTGTACTTGTAGATGATATTTTAAGAATAAAACCTGGCGAGAAGATTCCGGTCGATGGAGTGGTCATTGGCGGACACAGTAATGTCGATGAGTCGATGATTACAGGAGAAGCTATACCTGTCCCAAAATCAGTCGATGATTTTCTAATCGGAGCAACACTAAACAAAAATGGAACACTACTCATGCGTGCAGTTCGTGTTGGAAGTGACACGATGCTCTCAGAGATCATAGATATGGTAGCGCAGGCTCAACGCTCACGCGCTCCTATCCAACACATAGCGGACAAAGTCGCAGGTTACTTTGTACCAGCCGTAATATTCTCCGCAATTTTCACATTCTTTGGCTGGTATATGTGGGGTCCTGAACCACGTCTCGCTTATGCGGTCGTATCTGCAGTAGCAGTTTTAATTATTGCCTGTCCTTGTGCCTTAGGATTAGCAACTCCTATTTCTATTATGGTAGGGACTGGACGAGCAGCTCTAATGGGTATTTTGATAAAAGACGCACAAAGTTTAGAGACTATGGAAAAAGTAACAATATTAGTTGTTGATAAAACAGGAACACTCACAGAGGGAAAACCAAAAGTTACTAACTTTATTGTTTCAGATGGTTTTGATGAGATAGATGTCCTAAGATATGCCGCAAGTTTAGAAAGTGTCAGCGAGCATCCGTTAGCACAAGCGATAGTAAAGCATGCAAAAGATGCCGGTCTTGTCTTATCACAGGTTGATAAATTTAAAGCCATTACGGCAAGAGGCATTATCGGCGAGATAGATGATAAAAAAATAGTCCTAGGCTCACAAGAATTCATTAACTCTCTTTGCATCTTTGAAGCAGATGCACAGAAGAAAATAAAAGCCCTGCGTAAAGAAGATAAAGGTCTTATATTTATGAGTATAGATTTTCACCTATGTGCTATATTTGCTATTGAAGATGCCATAAAACCAACATCTAAAGAGGCAATTCACGCACTTAAAAAAGAAGGTATTAAAGTTGTACTTATTAGCGGAGACAACAAGATAACAGCAAATAAAGTGGCAGATACACTAGGTATTGACAAAGTTTACTCCAGCGTATTACCAAACGTAAAAGCTGAGATAATCAAAGAACTTCAAGATGCCGGTGAGATTGTAGCCATGGCTGGTGATGGTATAAATGACGCTCCTGCACTAATGCAGGCTAATGTCGGCATCGCTATGGGAACAGGAACTGATGTTGCCATCAACAGTGCAGGAATCACCCTTATAAAAGGTGATTTACTTGGCATCGTTAAGGTTAGAAAACTAAGTTATGAGACTATGAAAAACATCAGGCAAAATCTCTTTTTTGCGTTTATATATAACAGTGCAGGTATCCCAATAGCAGCTGGACTTTTTTACCCACTCTTTGGTGTTTTACTCTCTCCTGTAATTGCCGCAGCAGCTATGAGTTTTAGCTCTGTATCTGTCATAACAAACGCATTGCAATTAAGAAATATTAAGATTGGTTAA
- a CDS encoding FixH family protein — MKTIAKIFLIAILGVSLLQAAAFEKVAKSRETNVVMSSEKPLTTGNNTINMVVSNEKYADAVVSIKIFMPAMPGMPYMETTADAKSLGGGKYEVNVNLSMGGTWQVHIFITPKTGKKVRAKASLNI; from the coding sequence ATGAAAACGATAGCAAAAATATTTCTAATAGCAATACTAGGGGTTAGTCTACTACAAGCAGCAGCATTTGAGAAAGTTGCAAAGTCAAGAGAAACAAACGTTGTAATGAGTTCAGAAAAACCTCTAACTACTGGGAATAATACAATAAATATGGTAGTATCTAACGAGAAGTATGCAGACGCAGTAGTAAGTATTAAAATATTCATGCCAGCAATGCCTGGGATGCCGTACATGGAAACTACAGCAGATGCTAAAAGTCTTGGCGGCGGAAAGTATGAAGTCAACGTAAACCTATCAATGGGTGGTACTTGGCAAGTTCATATCTTTATCACACCAAAAACTGGTAAAAAAGTCAGAGCTAAAGCTTCACTAAATATCTAA
- a CDS encoding TolC family protein has protein sequence MRVYIVLLFPLLLSAATLSSLIENAKATHTSLDAIEKRLSAVSDEYDVTRNFADPELLLSVSDIQLKDPTNRSIEPMQYSAVNLKQKIPYFGKRDAASKKVDAKKATISFSLAQAKVKLTESIKLTAYSIWQVEEQLKITNEYIELTRQNIELYTAYSSSDAKSHMGIMSAELSLSQLKIKHSKLQSLLMGLYKNVSYLSAMDVKSIELSMEVSQPRELSYYMDATDESSAYKVKEAIVKEAEADIKVKELAKNIDPFVQVGYFYRESFEDYMNVNVGFALPIYGTQDSKKEASRKVSLATKSEVLDFKNSLDSKVVEYYARLQDAYRVYNIIEKESLPQIRHMFDLTNTSIKSGSELFIYIELLGKKLKLDEQSIEAVSAFYKANASLDALIGVEK, from the coding sequence ATGAGAGTATACATCGTACTACTTTTCCCACTTCTGCTAAGTGCTGCAACTCTATCTTCACTGATAGAGAATGCCAAAGCTACTCACACCTCTCTGGATGCAATAGAAAAACGTCTAAGTGCAGTTAGTGATGAGTACGATGTAACTAGAAATTTTGCTGACCCCGAGCTTCTGCTAAGTGTTAGCGATATTCAACTAAAAGATCCAACAAACCGCTCAATCGAGCCTATGCAATACTCTGCTGTAAACTTAAAACAAAAGATTCCATATTTTGGAAAAAGAGATGCAGCTTCTAAAAAAGTAGATGCAAAAAAAGCAACAATTAGCTTTAGCCTTGCTCAGGCAAAAGTAAAACTTACAGAGTCTATAAAGCTAACGGCATATAGCATCTGGCAAGTAGAAGAGCAGCTAAAAATCACAAATGAGTACATAGAACTTACACGTCAAAACATTGAACTTTACACTGCGTACAGTAGCAGTGATGCAAAATCTCACATGGGAATCATGTCAGCTGAGCTATCACTATCTCAACTAAAAATAAAACATAGTAAACTCCAAAGTTTATTAATGGGTCTATATAAAAATGTGAGTTACCTAAGTGCTATGGATGTAAAATCCATCGAGCTTTCTATGGAGGTTTCACAGCCAAGAGAACTCTCTTACTACATGGATGCGACAGATGAGAGCAGTGCTTACAAAGTAAAAGAGGCCATAGTAAAAGAAGCAGAAGCTGACATAAAAGTAAAAGAGCTGGCTAAAAATATTGATCCGTTTGTTCAAGTTGGTTACTTTTACAGAGAATCATTCGAAGACTACATGAATGTGAATGTAGGTTTTGCACTTCCTATCTATGGAACTCAAGACTCAAAAAAGGAAGCTTCAAGAAAAGTATCTCTAGCTACAAAAAGCGAAGTGCTTGACTTTAAAAACTCACTTGACTCTAAAGTGGTAGAGTATTATGCAAGACTTCAAGACGCATACAGAGTTTACAACATCATAGAAAAAGAGAGCTTACCACAGATAAGACACATGTTTGATCTTACAAACACATCTATCAAAAGTGGTTCTGAACTCTTCATTTACATAGAACTTTTAGGCAAAAAACTCAAACTAGATGAACAAAGCATCGAAGCTGTTAGCGCGTTCTACAAAGCTAATGCTTCTCTAGATGCACTCATAGGGGTAGAAAAATGA
- a CDS encoding efflux RND transporter periplasmic adaptor subunit, whose protein sequence is MRLLLILFMLLSFADAKEKTVQQVFNVQTTKVKLISDAKSIKSFGFVKVDESRVYDVSPRFSGFVEVLYADKTYKKVSKGEELVKVYSPEVLKAKDDYLNTMNYTKDRPNKTMLESARTKLSLLNIPDAEINQIIKSKKTTSFTTINSPSDGYIFKKALNNNSAFNAKNVLFQVVNLDKVWVEIKIHQNQFEALQNIKDYTLSTPSLKQTFKATRENLYPELDPKEESFTLRLSLDNKNNLLKPGMYITAIMSTDATSYLTLPATAVMRKNGKFYVFVVGEYEGEYAPLEVDVEVLNTDTYIIKSELNEGDEVVNNALFMMDSDAQVNGLY, encoded by the coding sequence ATGAGACTTTTACTAATATTATTTATGTTATTATCATTTGCAGATGCAAAAGAAAAAACCGTACAACAGGTCTTTAATGTACAGACTACAAAAGTAAAGCTAATCTCAGATGCCAAGAGCATAAAAAGCTTTGGATTTGTAAAAGTGGATGAGTCTAGAGTCTATGATGTAAGTCCGAGATTTAGCGGTTTTGTTGAAGTTTTATATGCTGATAAAACATATAAAAAAGTAAGTAAAGGGGAGGAGCTTGTAAAAGTTTACTCTCCTGAAGTCTTAAAAGCTAAAGACGATTACCTAAACACTATGAACTACACAAAAGATAGACCAAATAAAACGATGCTTGAGAGTGCTAGAACAAAACTTTCTCTTTTAAACATTCCAGATGCCGAGATAAATCAAATCATAAAAAGCAAAAAAACAACTTCTTTTACAACTATAAACTCTCCATCAGATGGTTATATATTTAAAAAAGCACTAAACAACAACTCTGCTTTTAACGCTAAAAATGTACTTTTTCAGGTAGTAAATCTTGACAAAGTATGGGTTGAGATAAAAATTCACCAAAACCAATTTGAAGCACTGCAAAATATAAAAGATTATACACTCTCGACTCCATCACTAAAACAGACTTTTAAAGCTACAAGAGAAAATCTATACCCTGAACTTGATCCAAAAGAGGAGAGCTTTACTCTTAGACTCTCTCTTGATAACAAAAACAATCTTCTAAAACCTGGAATGTATATAACAGCAATTATGAGCACAGATGCTACAAGTTATCTAACTCTTCCTGCAACTGCTGTTATGAGAAAAAATGGTAAGTTTTATGTATTTGTTGTTGGAGAATACGAGGGAGAATACGCACCTCTAGAGGTAGATGTAGAAGTTTTAAATACTGATACATACATAATAAAAAGTGAGTTAAACGAAGGCGATGAAGTAGTGAATAATGCTTTGTTTATGATGGACAGTGATGCCCAAGTAAATGGGTTATATTAA
- a CDS encoding efflux RND transporter permease subunit — protein sequence MIESIISFSIRNKFLILMATLFLTFASYWALKNTPLDAIPDLSPPQVIVKLNWAGQSPEIIEDQGTYPLVSQFLAIANIETVRGFSTYENALIYIIFKEGTDLYWARTRVLEQLASVQSSLPESMEVNLGPDASGVGWVYEYALTSKTKNLSELRTLQDYYYKYALLGVDGVSEVASIGGFVPTYQVSVSNDTLTRYNLSIQDVAKTLKENNNDTGGRIVIQNGFEWMIQAKGYLKDLDDIRSLVVTSKANIPVTIGDIGRVELVPGSRRGMADLNGEGEVVGGIVMVRYGEDVYATIKRIEKKMSELQVDGVEVIETYNRSELIEKAVDTLKFTLIEEIVIVIIIITLFLMHLRSSIIVLVALPLTIGATFLLMKVFGIDSNIMSLGGIAIAIGAMVDATIVMIENAHKTIIKEEEKKGESLTKQERYDAIASSSKVVGRPIFFALALVVVSFLPIFALSGQEGLLFTPLAFTKTFAMTAGAIISITLVPVLMLFFVKGKILSENKNPLNRFFVWLYHPIIIYGLKLKYIVILAAVVALGFMYPLYNGLKWEFMPPLNEQSLMYMPVTPYGISVDQSKILTQKTDAIIKSFPEVDTVFGKGGRANSATDPAPLGMIETIITFKPQIEWREGMTHEKLMAKLEEALQVPGLVNSWTYPIRGRIDMLLSGIRTPLGIKLYGKDAAGLQKYALEIESKLRTYDKTQSVFADQASAGYYLDIEIDEKELARFKISKNYLLDYVASGVGGMKVSTMYKGIERYPIALRFEENERRSIESIRELQVKTSLGFVPLGNFAKVAYRESASVIKSEMASPVTFIYITPQVGVSATEYKKEAKVLLDDIKLPAGYYIDWAGQSEYLDSAMQKIVWIVPAVLIVILILIYFALKELVPTFIVFFSLPFALLGGLIYIDMLNFNMSIAVIVGFLALLGIAAETAIVMIVYLQEAVNDAKEKFATNFGHLELRDAIYEGAVKRVRPKLMTVFSTLAGLLPIMYINGVGSEVMQRIAAPMIGGLISSAVLSLVIIPILFEIYAKWGMRK from the coding sequence ATGATTGAAAGTATAATATCCTTTAGTATTAGAAATAAATTTCTTATCCTAATGGCTACGCTGTTTTTAACTTTTGCCTCTTACTGGGCTCTTAAAAATACGCCTCTGGATGCCATACCTGACCTCTCTCCACCTCAGGTAATCGTTAAACTAAATTGGGCGGGACAATCTCCTGAGATCATAGAAGATCAAGGGACTTATCCGCTTGTTTCTCAGTTTCTCGCTATTGCAAATATAGAGACGGTTAGAGGTTTTTCAACTTATGAAAATGCTCTTATTTACATCATATTTAAAGAAGGAACTGATCTTTACTGGGCTAGGACTCGTGTACTTGAGCAGTTGGCTTCTGTACAATCCTCTCTTCCTGAATCCATGGAAGTAAACCTAGGTCCAGATGCCAGCGGTGTGGGCTGGGTGTATGAGTATGCTCTTACTTCAAAGACTAAAAACCTCAGCGAGCTTAGAACTCTGCAAGACTACTACTACAAGTATGCACTTTTAGGTGTTGACGGTGTTAGTGAAGTTGCATCAATAGGTGGATTTGTTCCGACTTACCAAGTGAGTGTGAGTAACGATACACTGACACGTTATAACCTCAGCATCCAAGATGTCGCAAAAACTCTCAAAGAAAACAACAACGACACGGGCGGTCGTATAGTTATTCAAAACGGTTTTGAGTGGATGATTCAAGCCAAGGGCTATCTCAAAGACTTAGATGATATCCGCTCTTTAGTTGTGACTTCAAAAGCTAACATTCCAGTAACCATAGGAGACATAGGAAGAGTAGAGTTAGTTCCTGGATCTCGTCGCGGTATGGCAGACCTTAACGGTGAGGGAGAAGTTGTCGGAGGAATCGTAATGGTTCGTTACGGCGAAGATGTTTATGCGACCATCAAACGTATAGAGAAAAAGATGAGTGAGTTACAAGTCGATGGTGTTGAAGTCATCGAAACATATAACCGCTCAGAGCTCATCGAGAAAGCGGTAGATACACTAAAGTTTACACTAATTGAAGAGATTGTAATTGTCATCATTATTATTACTCTATTTTTAATGCATCTACGCTCTTCTATCATAGTTCTGGTTGCTCTACCTCTGACTATCGGTGCGACTTTTTTACTTATGAAAGTCTTTGGGATTGACTCAAATATAATGAGTCTTGGTGGTATCGCCATTGCCATCGGTGCGATGGTAGATGCAACCATAGTAATGATAGAAAATGCTCACAAGACCATTATAAAAGAAGAGGAAAAAAAAGGTGAATCTCTCACAAAACAAGAGAGATATGATGCCATTGCCAGCTCGTCAAAAGTTGTAGGTCGTCCAATATTTTTTGCCCTTGCTTTGGTTGTGGTTTCATTCCTGCCTATCTTTGCACTTTCTGGTCAGGAGGGTCTACTTTTTACTCCTCTAGCTTTTACAAAAACCTTTGCTATGACTGCGGGAGCAATCATCTCTATAACTCTAGTTCCAGTCCTGATGCTCTTTTTCGTAAAGGGAAAGATACTTAGTGAGAACAAAAATCCACTAAACCGTTTCTTTGTCTGGCTCTATCACCCAATCATCATTTACGGACTGAAACTAAAGTACATCGTGATCTTAGCTGCTGTTGTAGCTCTTGGTTTTATGTATCCGCTATACAATGGTCTAAAGTGGGAGTTTATGCCTCCACTAAATGAACAGTCTCTTATGTACATGCCTGTTACTCCTTATGGGATCAGTGTCGATCAGAGTAAAATTTTGACTCAAAAGACAGATGCCATCATCAAAAGTTTTCCAGAAGTTGATACAGTCTTTGGTAAGGGCGGGCGCGCAAACTCTGCTACTGACCCTGCCCCTCTCGGGATGATAGAGACTATTATCACTTTCAAACCACAGATTGAGTGGAGAGAAGGCATGACGCATGAAAAGCTAATGGCAAAACTAGAAGAGGCTCTTCAAGTTCCAGGGCTCGTTAACTCTTGGACTTATCCTATTCGCGGTCGTATAGATATGCTTTTAAGCGGCATCCGTACTCCTCTTGGAATCAAACTATATGGTAAAGATGCAGCAGGCTTGCAAAAGTATGCACTAGAAATTGAGAGCAAACTTAGAACTTATGACAAAACACAATCAGTATTTGCCGATCAGGCAAGTGCCGGATATTACCTCGACATAGAGATAGATGAAAAAGAGTTGGCAAGATTCAAGATAAGCAAAAACTACCTGCTGGATTATGTGGCATCCGGGGTTGGCGGGATGAAAGTCTCTACTATGTACAAAGGCATAGAGCGTTATCCGATTGCACTTCGTTTTGAAGAAAATGAGAGACGTAGCATAGAAAGCATCCGGGAGTTACAGGTAAAAACTTCGCTTGGGTTTGTACCGCTTGGAAACTTTGCTAAAGTTGCTTACCGTGAGAGTGCATCTGTTATAAAAAGTGAGATGGCATCTCCTGTTACTTTCATCTACATCACTCCACAGGTAGGTGTTAGTGCGACTGAGTATAAAAAAGAAGCTAAAGTTCTTTTAGATGACATAAAACTTCCTGCTGGCTACTACATAGACTGGGCTGGTCAAAGTGAGTACCTAGATTCAGCGATGCAAAAAATAGTCTGGATAGTTCCAGCCGTGCTTATAGTTATCCTGATACTAATCTACTTTGCGCTTAAAGAACTAGTACCGACTTTCATAGTCTTTTTCAGTCTACCGTTTGCACTTTTGGGCGGTCTTATCTACATAGACATGCTTAACTTTAACATGAGCATAGCAGTTATAGTCGGCTTTTTAGCACTTCTTGGGATTGCAGCTGAAACTGCGATTGTAATGATAGTTTATCTACAAGAAGCGGTAAATGATGCAAAAGAGAAATTTGCCACAAACTTTGGTCACTTAGAGTTAAGAGATGCTATATATGAAGGAGCAGTTAAAAGAGTAAGACCAAAACTGATGACTGTTTTCTCAACTCTTGCAGGTTTACTTCCTATTATGTACATTAACGGAGTTGGTAGCGAAGTAATGCAAAGAATCGCCGCACCAATGATAGGCGGACTAATAAGTTCAGCAGTTCTAAGCCTAGTAATCATCCCTATACTTTTTGAGATTTATGCTAAGTGGGGGATGAGGAAGTAA
- a CDS encoding HD-GYP domain-containing protein: MQKQSIKNITLAQLLKVFLVSMLIIAAVIGLSYRSFFEFVIEKKIISVSEIVKAGLTSHMKAGIMDKRSYFLNEISSVYDIKSIKIIRGDSVNKQYGESTLYEKKLTPSLREILEKKEVFVLYDDMESSIEAVVPYIASSDGTLNCLECHNAKDGEVLGAVDITMDIGSYQVSALKNSYIIGAVLLFLALVIILNMFRVIERYIREPLSHIIEDGELAYKSHKVIDSSKYESREFEDVVKNVNKFNFNILEKEEELLVKNIQLQNLNDEIESTLKETMLAVGRIEEIRSKETRLHTKRVSIISTLVAREYGLSEEEVNLIELASPLHDIGKVGISDAILNKPEKLTDEEYNIMKSHSILGLEILNHSERKLLQTAAIIAYEHHEKYDGTGYPQGLVGEEISIYARIVAIVDVFDALLSKRAYKEKWALEDVIEQLKEESGKHFDPKLVDIIITNKDEYKKILRELS, encoded by the coding sequence ATGCAAAAACAGAGTATAAAAAATATTACACTTGCTCAATTGTTAAAAGTATTCCTTGTATCCATGTTGATTATAGCTGCTGTTATCGGACTAAGCTATAGAAGCTTCTTTGAGTTTGTAATAGAAAAAAAAATTATATCAGTATCAGAAATAGTTAAAGCCGGTCTGACATCGCACATGAAAGCCGGCATCATGGACAAACGTTCTTACTTCTTAAATGAGATATCTTCGGTATATGACATAAAATCTATAAAAATAATTCGTGGTGACTCTGTAAATAAACAGTATGGAGAATCCACCCTGTATGAAAAAAAACTCACACCCTCTCTTAGAGAAATCCTAGAAAAAAAAGAAGTTTTTGTCTTATATGACGACATGGAGAGTTCAATAGAAGCTGTTGTTCCATACATTGCGAGCTCAGATGGAACTTTAAACTGTTTAGAGTGCCATAATGCAAAAGATGGAGAAGTACTTGGAGCAGTTGATATTACGATGGATATTGGCTCATATCAAGTCTCTGCTCTTAAAAATAGCTATATAATCGGTGCTGTATTGCTCTTCTTGGCACTTGTCATCATACTAAATATGTTCCGTGTTATTGAGCGATATATTCGTGAACCACTATCTCACATCATAGAAGATGGAGAGCTGGCTTATAAGTCACATAAAGTTATAGACAGTTCAAAATATGAAAGTAGAGAGTTTGAAGATGTTGTGAAAAATGTCAACAAGTTTAACTTCAACATCTTGGAAAAAGAGGAAGAATTACTCGTCAAAAATATACAACTTCAAAATCTAAATGATGAGATAGAATCAACTTTAAAAGAAACTATGTTAGCAGTTGGACGTATTGAAGAGATTCGTTCAAAGGAAACTAGACTTCACACAAAACGTGTTTCTATTATAAGTACACTTGTTGCAAGAGAGTATGGTCTAAGTGAAGAAGAAGTAAACCTGATAGAACTTGCATCTCCACTGCATGATATAGGTAAAGTAGGCATAAGCGATGCTATTTTAAACAAACCTGAAAAACTTACTGATGAAGAGTATAATATTATGAAATCCCACTCTATTTTAGGGCTTGAGATTTTAAATCACTCAGAACGTAAACTTTTACAAACAGCGGCAATAATAGCTTATGAACATCATGAAAAATATGACGGTACAGGATATCCACAGGGCTTAGTAGGTGAAGAGATATCTATATATGCGCGTATAGTTGCTATTGTAGATGTTTTTGATGCACTCCTTTCTAAACGTGCATACAAAGAGAAGTGGGCACTGGAAGATGTGATAGAACAACTTAAAGAAGAGAGCGGTAAACACTTTGATCCAAAACTGGTGGATATTATCATTACGAATAAAGATGAATACAAAAAGATTCTAAGAGAGTTGTCGTAA
- a CDS encoding PhnD/SsuA/transferrin family substrate-binding protein translates to MTIFIKKTFILTVFLLLSTTLLSDEKRVIKFAPLPIKKASKNIEDFLPMNYYLKEKLSVDIKYVYKQDYQDILNGFKDGTIDMAYLGPLPFVSLKKEYMFVRPIITFKEKSGSSKYRCVLAKFKNDKFDKEKQIKVALTQPLSTCGYLMTSILLKDNFNIDLENQKYDYTMSHVNALISVVKGEFLIAGAKKSIAKKYESLGIEIIAQSDLLPGFSLVVNTQTLSQQQIKEIEDALLELPQEEYKSWKGITSNGIEKANMQDYDELIADFDIPKKGNMQ, encoded by the coding sequence ATGACAATATTCATAAAAAAAACATTCATACTAACTGTTTTTTTACTTCTTTCTACTACCCTTCTTAGTGACGAAAAAAGAGTTATAAAATTTGCTCCACTACCTATAAAAAAAGCTTCAAAAAACATAGAAGACTTTCTTCCTATGAACTATTATCTAAAAGAAAAACTCTCAGTTGATATAAAGTATGTCTATAAACAAGACTATCAGGACATATTAAACGGTTTTAAAGACGGTACTATAGATATGGCATATCTAGGGCCACTTCCATTTGTATCTCTAAAAAAAGAGTATATGTTTGTTAGACCCATCATCACTTTTAAAGAAAAGAGCGGTTCAAGCAAGTACAGATGTGTGCTTGCAAAGTTTAAAAATGACAAATTTGATAAAGAGAAGCAGATAAAAGTAGCACTTACACAGCCTCTATCTACATGTGGTTATCTTATGACAAGTATCTTGTTAAAAGATAACTTCAACATTGATTTAGAGAATCAAAAATACGACTACACCATGTCTCATGTAAATGCTCTTATCTCTGTTGTAAAAGGAGAGTTTCTCATAGCTGGTGCTAAAAAAAGCATAGCAAAAAAATATGAATCTCTAGGTATAGAGATAATTGCACAAAGCGATCTTCTACCTGGTTTTAGTCTAGTTGTAAATACTCAAACGCTATCACAACAACAGATAAAAGAGATAGAAGATGCTCTTCTTGAACTACCACAAGAAGAGTACAAAAGCTGGAAAGGGATAACATCAAACGGTATAGAAAAAGCAAATATGCAGGATTACGATGAGCTAATCGCAGATTTTGATATTCCCAAGAAAGGAAATATGCAATGA